In Eubalaena glacialis isolate mEubGla1 chromosome 2, mEubGla1.1.hap2.+ XY, whole genome shotgun sequence, a single genomic region encodes these proteins:
- the PNMA1 gene encoding paraneoplastic antigen Ma1 has translation MAMALLEDWCRGMDVNSQRALLVWGIPVNCDEAEIEETLQAAMPQVPYRVLGRMFWREENAKAALLELTGAVDYAAIPREMPGKGGVWKVVFKPPTSDAEFLERLHLFLAREGWTVQDVARVLGFQNPTPAPGPDMTAEMLNYILDNVIQPLVESVWYKKLTLFSGRDILGPGEETFGPWLEHTNEVIEEWQVSDVEKRRRLMQSLRGPAAEFIRILKISNPAITTAECLKALEQVFGSVESSRDAQVRFLNTYQNPGEKLSAYVIRLEPLLQKVVEKGAIDKDNVNQARLEQVIAGANHSWAIRRQLWLTGAAEGPAPNLFQLLVQIREEEAKEEEEEAEAALLQLGLEGHF, from the coding sequence ATGGCGATGGCACTGTTGGAAGACTGGTGTAGGGGGATGGATGTGAACTCCCAGAGAGCCCTGCTGGTCTGGGGAATCCCAGTGAACTGTGATGAGGCTGAAATCGAAGAGACCCTCCAGGCTGCGATGCCCCAGGTGCCCTATCGAGTGCTTGGGAGAATGTTCTGGAGGGAAGAGAATGCCAAAGCAGCCTTGTTAGAGCTCACTGGCGCTGTCGATTACGCCGCGATCCCCAGGGAGATGCCAGGTAAAGGAGGGGTCTGGAAAGTGGTCTTTAAGCCCCCGACTTCCGATGCTGAATTTCTAGAAAGGTTGCACCTCTTCCTAGCAAGAGAGGGGTGGACCGTGCAAGATGTTGCCCGTGTCCTTGGGTTTCAGAACCCCACTCCGGCCCCAGGCCCAGATATGACAGCAGAGATGCTAAACTATATTTTGGATAATGTTATTCAGCCTCTTGTTGAGTCTGTATGGTACAAGAAGCTGACACTCTTCTCCGGGAGGGACAtcctggggcctggggaggagaCATTTGGTCCCTGGCTGGAGCACACTAATGAGGTCATAGAGGAGTGGCAGGTGTCAGATGTGGAAAAGAGGCGGCGGTTGATGCAGAGTCTTAGAGGCCCTGCTGCTGAATTCATACGCATTCTCAAGATCAGCAACCCTGCGATTACCACCGCCGAATGCCTGAAGGCGCTTGAGCAGGTGTTTGGGAGCGTGGAGAGCTCTAGGGATGCGCAGGTCAGATTTCTGAACACTTACCAGAACCCGGGAGAAAAGTTATCTGCTTATGTCAttcgtctggagcctctgctgcAGAAGGTGGTGGAGAAGGGGGCCATAGATAAAGATAACGTGAATCAGGCTCGCCTGGAGCAGGTCATTGCCGGGGCCAACCACAGCTGGGCCATCCGAAGGCAGCTGTGGCTGACCGGGGCTGCGGAAGGGCCAGCGCCAAACCTCTTCCAGTTGCTGGTGCAGATCCGCGAGGAGGAGgccaaggaagaggaggaggaggctgaggctgccctcctGCAGTTAGGCCTGGAGGGGCACTTCTGA